A window of Fragaria vesca subsp. vesca linkage group LG7, FraVesHawaii_1.0, whole genome shotgun sequence contains these coding sequences:
- the LOC101301716 gene encoding cytochrome b5-like isoform 1 gives MASDSKVYHFDEVAQHKYKKDCWIIVSGKVYDVTPFLEEHPGGDEVLLLAADRDATDDFNDVGHSDDAKEMMAKYYIGEIDTSTIPEQPSYKLPPQATAPQDQSSGFLVKLLQFLLPLLILGGAFALQYYSKKK, from the exons ATGGCTTCAGATTCTAAAGTCTATCACTTTGATGAGGTGGCACAGCACAAGTACAAGAAAGATTGCTGGATTATAGTCTCTGGAAAG GTTTATGATGTCACTCCTTTTCTGGAGGAACACCCTGGAGGTGATGAAGTCTTGTTGTTAGCAGCCG ATAGAGATGCAACTGATGATTTCAATGATGTTGGCCACAGCGATGATGCAAAGGAGATGATGGCGAAGTACTACATAGGAGAGATTGACACATCCACAATACCAGAGCAACCAAGTTACAAGCTGCCTCCACAAGCAACAGCTCCTCAAGACCAATCTTCCGGATTTTTGGTAAAGCTTCTACAGTTTCTGCTGCCCTTGTTGATCCTGGGAGGTGCATTTGCCCTGCAATACTACAGTAAAAAGAAGTAA
- the LOC101302199 gene encoding uncharacterized protein LOC101302199: MKIFNWVHKRFHHKVPKDGVAGNGDNTEPEGNTDKDTQAFLSQVSLVDGIDHGWRDGILTIGTFGFDPLKSFNNQSDYTVLESEEDGKESQELTHGGDDCDNDEDTDNVCEELNPLMFTTFGHSFEDMGSNSDAIVAEPDVISLTPFEGFNEIIAEPDHDSETDHMKSKGERITLADLFMADGHDFQSQLDSRKVQPELKKMSTTRTRNGGLGFAKKLIPRVKEESTPIKNVQRLMRRMLKRKIHPADLDVKKPTTAVELISTNVETDASESVSLLPIQGATSVR, translated from the exons ATGAAG ATCTTCAACTGGGTTCATAAGAGGTTTCATCACAAGGTCCCTAAAG ATGGGGTTGCCGGAAATGGGGACAATACTGAACCGGAAGGTAATACCGATAAGGACACACAAGCATTTCTGAGTCAAGTATCCCTTGTAGATGGGATCGATCATGGATGGAGAGATGGCATTTTAACAATTGGCACCTTTGGTTTCGACCCCCTAAAATCCTTCAACAACCAAAGTGACTACACGGTTTTGGAGAGCGAGGAGGATGGTAAGGAAAGCCAAGAACTTACACATGGTGGTGATGATTGTGACAATGATGAAGATACTGATAATGTCTGTGAAGAACTGAACCCTTTGATGTTTACAACATTTGGACACAGTTTTGAGGATATGGGGTCGAACTCTGATGCCATTGTTGCGGAACCGGATGTGATTTCTCTCACTCCATTTGAGGGGTTTAATGAAATCATTGCTGAACCTGATCATGATTCTGAGACTGATCATATGAAGAGCAAAGGTGAGAGGATAACACTCGCTGATTTATTCATGGCCGATGGTCATGATTTTCAGTCGCAGCTTGACTCTCGCAAGGTCCAACCAGAGTTGAAGAAAATGAGCACTACTCGAACAAGGAATGGTGGCCTGGGATTTGCCAAGAAGCTCATTCCTCGTGTCAAAGAGGAGTCAACTCCAATCAAGAATGTGCAACGA CTGATGAGGAGGATGTTGAAGAGGAAGATCCATCCAGCAGACCTTGATGTCAAGAAGCCTACTACTGCGGTCGAACTCATCAGTACCAATGTGGAAACTGATGCTTCTGAATCTGTTTCTTTGCTTCCAATTCAAG GTGCTACTTCTGTGCGTTGA